The Flavobacterium jumunjinense genome includes a region encoding these proteins:
- the thiL gene encoding thiamine-phosphate kinase, giving the protein MLEDKNQKKTSIAELGEFGLIEHLTKDIQITQESTIKSIGDDAAVLDFNNKKVVVSTDLLIEGVHFDLAYMPLKHLGYKAVVVNISDICAMNATATQITVSIAVSNRFPLEALEEFYEGVKFAAKTYNVDIVGGDTTSSQKGLVISITAIGESNLDDITYRSGAQPTDLLVVTGDVGAAYMGLQVLEREKQVFQVNPNNQPDLEQYSYLIERQLKPEARKDIKELLSKLEVKPTSMIDISDGLSSEVLHICKQSSVGCNLYEDKIPADPQLINVCEEFNIDITTIALSGGEDYELLFTIKMEDFDKIKANPNFSIIGHMVEEKEGVHLITRANTKIKLKARGWNALSED; this is encoded by the coding sequence ATGTTAGAAGATAAAAACCAGAAAAAGACAAGCATAGCTGAATTAGGAGAATTTGGTTTAATAGAACATTTAACTAAAGATATACAAATAACACAAGAATCGACAATTAAAAGCATTGGAGATGATGCAGCTGTTCTTGATTTTAATAACAAAAAAGTAGTTGTTTCTACCGATTTATTAATTGAAGGAGTTCATTTCGATTTAGCCTACATGCCTTTGAAGCATTTAGGTTACAAAGCCGTTGTTGTTAACATTTCGGATATTTGCGCAATGAATGCAACTGCAACTCAAATAACAGTCTCTATCGCTGTTTCTAATCGATTCCCATTGGAAGCGTTAGAAGAATTTTATGAAGGTGTGAAATTTGCCGCTAAAACTTACAATGTAGATATTGTTGGAGGAGACACAACTTCATCTCAAAAAGGATTAGTTATTAGTATTACCGCAATTGGAGAATCTAATTTAGATGATATCACTTATAGAAGTGGAGCACAACCAACCGATTTATTAGTTGTAACTGGTGATGTTGGTGCTGCTTACATGGGATTACAAGTTCTAGAAAGAGAAAAACAAGTTTTTCAGGTAAACCCAAACAACCAACCCGATTTAGAACAATATTCCTATTTAATCGAACGTCAATTAAAACCTGAAGCAAGAAAAGACATTAAAGAATTACTATCAAAACTAGAAGTAAAACCAACTTCAATGATTGATATTTCGGATGGACTTTCTTCTGAAGTATTACATATTTGCAAACAGAGTTCTGTTGGATGTAATCTATACGAAGACAAAATCCCTGCTGATCCACAGTTAATCAATGTTTGTGAAGAATTCAATATAGATATAACTACAATTGCATTGAGTGGTGGTGAGGATTACGAATTACTTTTCACTATTAAAATGGAAGACTTTGATAAGATTAAAGCGAACCCAAATTTCTCGATAATTGGACATATGGTTGAAGAAAAAGAAGGAGTTCACTTAATTACAAGAGCCAATACTAAAATTAAATTAAAAGCTAGAGGCTGGAATGCTTTGAGCGAAGACTAA
- a CDS encoding glycine--tRNA ligase — translation MAKQEDFFKNVISHAKEYGYIFPSSEIYDGLSAVYDYAQNGVELKKNIREYWWKSMVQMHENIVGIDASIFMHPTTWKASGHVDAFSDPLIDNKDSKKRYRADVLIEDYAEKINIKAQKEIVKAKTRFGEAFNEEEFVTTNERVKGYLKQKNDILQRLARSLENDDLADVKSLIEELGIACPDSGSKNWTEVRQFNLMFATKIGASADTAMDLYLRPETAQGIFVNFLNVQKTGRMKIPFGIAQTGKAFRNEIVARQFIFRMREFEQMEMQFFVKPGEEMHYYEFWKETRLKWHLSLGLGKENYRFHDHEKLAHYANAAADIEFDFPFGFKELEGIHSRTDFDLKAHEEFSGKKLQFFDNETNSSYVPYVVETSVGLDRMFLSVFSKALQEEILEDGSTRTVLRLPSVLAPTKAAVLPLIKRDGLPEIAKSIIENLKWDFNVAYDEKDAVGRRYRRQDALGTPFCITVDHQTVEDNTVTIRHRDSMEQQRVAIDELGKIINDEVSMKNWLMKM, via the coding sequence ATGGCAAAACAGGAAGATTTTTTTAAAAATGTAATTTCACATGCTAAAGAATACGGATATATTTTTCCGTCTAGTGAAATTTATGATGGTTTAAGTGCAGTATATGATTACGCACAAAACGGGGTAGAGTTAAAAAAGAACATTCGTGAATATTGGTGGAAGTCAATGGTTCAAATGCATGAAAATATTGTAGGTATAGATGCTTCAATTTTTATGCATCCTACAACATGGAAGGCTTCTGGACACGTTGATGCCTTTAGTGATCCTTTGATAGATAATAAAGATTCTAAAAAAAGATATCGTGCGGATGTTTTGATTGAAGATTATGCTGAAAAGATAAATATAAAAGCGCAAAAAGAAATCGTAAAAGCAAAAACTCGTTTTGGAGAAGCTTTTAATGAAGAAGAATTTGTTACAACAAATGAACGCGTTAAAGGTTATTTAAAACAAAAAAATGATATTTTACAACGTCTGGCGCGCTCATTAGAGAATGATGATCTTGCAGATGTGAAATCATTAATTGAAGAATTGGGTATCGCTTGTCCTGACTCTGGTTCTAAGAATTGGACAGAAGTACGTCAGTTTAATTTAATGTTTGCTACTAAAATTGGAGCTTCAGCAGATACTGCAATGGATTTGTATTTACGTCCTGAAACAGCTCAGGGTATTTTTGTTAACTTTTTGAATGTTCAAAAAACAGGACGAATGAAGATTCCATTTGGAATTGCTCAAACTGGAAAAGCATTTAGAAATGAAATTGTTGCAAGACAGTTTATTTTTAGAATGCGTGAGTTTGAACAAATGGAAATGCAGTTTTTCGTGAAACCCGGAGAAGAAATGCACTATTACGAGTTTTGGAAGGAAACACGTTTAAAATGGCATTTATCATTAGGATTAGGAAAAGAGAATTACCGTTTCCATGATCATGAGAAATTGGCTCACTATGCAAATGCTGCTGCAGATATTGAATTTGATTTTCCATTTGGATTTAAAGAATTAGAAGGTATTCACTCTAGAACGGATTTCGATTTGAAAGCACATGAAGAGTTTTCAGGTAAGAAATTACAGTTTTTTGATAATGAGACTAACTCTAGTTATGTTCCTTATGTAGTTGAAACTTCTGTTGGTTTAGATAGAATGTTTTTATCCGTTTTTTCGAAAGCATTACAAGAAGAAATCTTAGAAGATGGTTCTACAAGAACAGTTCTACGTTTGCCATCGGTTTTAGCTCCTACAAAAGCAGCCGTTTTACCATTAATTAAAAGAGATGGTTTGCCGGAAATTGCTAAAAGTATAATTGAAAACTTGAAATGGGATTTCAATGTGGCTTATGATGAAAAAGATGCTGTTGGAAGACGCTATAGAAGACAAGATGCCTTAGGTACTCCTTTTTGTATTACTGTCGATCATCAAACAGTAGAAGATAATACTGTAACTATTCGTCACAGAGATTCTATGGAGCAACAAAGAGTTGCTATAGATGAACTAGGAAAAATTATTAATGATGAAGTTTCAATGAAAAACTGGTTAATGAAGATGTAG
- a CDS encoding ComF family protein, whose protein sequence is MLKNLFKLLFPTLCDGCNSLLIKNEKILCTSCVHNLPFTNHHLTDNNETKNKFYGLIDIEFACSMLVFSHDGIVQKMIHQLKYKNRQEIGNYLGKLYIPEIKNKIITNKIDYIIPVPLHPEKMKKRGYNQVTTFCETLSKELEIPYNSEILFRNKNTSTQTKKNKEERQAINLKSFEAKTDIEFQNKHFLLVDDVITTGSTIESCAKALLKIPNTKVSIIAIAYT, encoded by the coding sequence ATGCTTAAAAATCTGTTTAAATTATTATTTCCAACTTTATGTGATGGTTGTAACTCACTTCTGATTAAAAACGAAAAAATTCTCTGCACAAGCTGTGTTCATAATTTGCCTTTTACGAATCATCATCTTACAGACAATAATGAAACTAAAAATAAATTTTACGGACTAATTGATATTGAATTTGCCTGTTCCATGCTTGTATTTTCACATGATGGGATAGTTCAAAAAATGATTCATCAACTTAAATACAAAAACAGACAGGAGATTGGAAATTACCTTGGAAAACTTTACATTCCAGAAATTAAAAACAAAATTATCACTAACAAAATCGATTATATAATTCCTGTTCCACTTCATCCCGAAAAAATGAAGAAAAGAGGTTATAACCAAGTAACTACTTTTTGCGAAACACTATCTAAAGAGCTTGAAATTCCATACAATTCTGAAATTTTATTCAGAAACAAAAATACTTCTACCCAAACAAAGAAAAACAAAGAAGAAAGACAAGCCATCAATTTAAAATCGTTTGAAGCTAAAACAGACATTGAGTTCCAAAACAAACACTTTCTACTTGTTGACGATGTAATAACTACGGGTTCAACTATAGAATCTTGCGCAAAAGCATTATTAAAAATCCCTAATACAAAAGTTAGTATTATTGCCATTGCCTACACATAA
- a CDS encoding Ig-like domain-containing protein, whose product MKNIYLILLLLVIGTFTFITSCAKRGTINGGSKDTIAPKITSSSPDNFSTNFSGKEIKIYFNELIKVKDINKQLIISPPLEKKPLIIPQGSASKFISVKLLDELKPNTTYSFNFGQSITDNNEGNPYSQFKYVFSTGTYIDSLVLAGRIKDAYEQKPDNFVSIQLYDATTFQDSTIYKETPLYVTNTLDSLKVFALENLKAGEYRIIALKDKNNNYKYDPKSDKVAFIDESITLPIFNTIYELELFKEKPELKFDRPIQQSNNKFFIGFQGDAKDVKVSAKMGEEEIPFRITRYPEKERDSLQLFFPISKPDSLVITVEKGEYIKSFKTKIKELKLTDSLDINPTQSNLNFRDSYSLKTKTPINTIDKSKIILLNKDSLAIPFEYNYDEFEQKIIFDFKKEESQKYQIELLPGAITDFYSTQNDSLLFTFSTKALSDYGNLNVTVKNIDRFPYILEILTDKGEIIAREARNDDQPIFFESIEPRIYTLRVIYDDNKNNIWDTGSYLEKRQAEQIIYFPKGVDVRANWDVEQEFDLEE is encoded by the coding sequence ATGAAAAATATATATTTAATTTTACTCCTATTAGTCATTGGCACATTCACATTTATAACGAGTTGTGCTAAAAGAGGAACCATTAATGGTGGCTCAAAAGACACCATTGCACCAAAAATTACTTCAAGTTCTCCTGATAATTTCAGCACCAATTTTTCAGGTAAAGAAATTAAGATTTATTTTAATGAACTCATTAAAGTAAAAGACATAAACAAGCAGTTAATTATTTCTCCACCATTAGAGAAAAAACCACTTATTATTCCACAAGGAAGTGCAAGTAAATTTATCTCAGTAAAATTATTAGACGAACTAAAACCGAACACAACATATAGTTTTAATTTCGGACAAAGTATTACTGACAACAATGAAGGAAACCCATATTCTCAATTTAAATATGTGTTTTCTACAGGAACCTATATTGACTCATTGGTTCTAGCTGGAAGAATTAAAGATGCTTACGAACAGAAACCTGATAATTTTGTATCCATCCAATTATATGATGCAACTACATTTCAAGACTCTACTATTTACAAAGAAACACCTCTTTATGTTACTAACACATTAGACAGTTTAAAAGTATTTGCGCTAGAAAACCTAAAAGCTGGTGAATATAGAATAATTGCATTAAAAGATAAAAACAACAATTACAAATACGATCCAAAATCAGACAAAGTTGCATTTATAGATGAATCTATCACTCTTCCAATTTTCAACACCATTTATGAACTCGAATTATTTAAGGAAAAACCCGAATTGAAATTTGACAGACCAATTCAGCAGTCGAACAATAAGTTCTTTATTGGTTTTCAAGGTGACGCAAAAGACGTTAAAGTTTCTGCAAAAATGGGCGAAGAAGAAATTCCTTTTCGAATTACTCGATATCCAGAAAAAGAAAGAGATTCTCTTCAATTGTTTTTCCCTATCTCTAAACCTGATTCTCTTGTAATAACTGTAGAAAAAGGAGAATATATCAAATCCTTTAAGACGAAAATCAAAGAACTAAAACTTACCGATTCGCTAGACATTAATCCTACTCAAAGTAATTTAAACTTCAGAGATTCATACAGTTTAAAAACTAAAACACCTATAAATACTATAGATAAAAGCAAAATAATCCTTTTAAACAAAGATTCTTTAGCTATTCCTTTCGAATACAATTATGATGAATTTGAACAAAAAATAATTTTTGATTTCAAGAAAGAAGAAAGTCAAAAGTATCAAATTGAATTATTACCTGGAGCAATAACCGATTTTTACTCTACTCAAAACGATTCGCTACTTTTTACATTTAGTACGAAAGCACTTTCCGACTATGGAAACCTAAATGTCACTGTTAAAAATATTGACCGATTTCCTTATATCTTAGAAATACTTACAGATAAAGGAGAAATAATTGCAAGAGAAGCTAGAAACGATGACCAACCTATATTTTTCGAATCTATTGAACCTCGAATTTATACTCTTAGAGTCATCTATGATGACAACAAAAATAACATTTGGGATACTGGAAGTTATTTAGAAAAAAGGCAAGCAGAACAAATTATTTATTTCCCAAAAGGAGTAGATGTTAGAGCCAATTGGGACGTTGAACAAGAATTTGATTTAGAAGAGTAA
- a CDS encoding amidohydrolase, which translates to MRIAIFQTKLVWESPKENRNLIQEYIDSCDNSYELLILPEMFTSGFTMNTENVAEPMNGETIQWMQFNAKNKNSAIIGSLVIVENGNYFNRLVFVFPNGEIEYYDKRHLFTLAGEEKVYKKGTEKLIVEYKGWRICPLVCYDLRFPVFSRNVENYDLLIYVANWPKPRINAWNSLLKARAIENLSYVIGVNRIGLDANGMEYIGSSQVNDYLGDEIINCKDEQGIFIVEINKEEMQETRNKLNFLNDKDVFKIEL; encoded by the coding sequence ATGAGAATAGCTATATTTCAAACTAAACTTGTTTGGGAAAGTCCAAAAGAAAATAGAAACCTAATTCAAGAATATATTGATTCTTGTGATAATTCTTACGAGTTGTTAATTTTGCCTGAAATGTTTACTTCTGGTTTTACAATGAATACGGAAAATGTTGCAGAACCAATGAATGGAGAAACAATTCAATGGATGCAATTCAATGCTAAAAATAAAAATAGTGCAATAATAGGTAGTTTGGTTATAGTAGAAAATGGGAATTATTTTAACCGACTTGTTTTTGTTTTTCCAAATGGTGAAATTGAATATTATGACAAGAGGCATTTGTTTACTTTGGCAGGAGAAGAGAAAGTGTATAAAAAAGGAACTGAAAAATTAATTGTTGAGTATAAAGGTTGGCGAATTTGTCCTTTGGTTTGCTACGATCTTCGTTTTCCAGTTTTTAGTAGAAATGTAGAGAACTATGATTTATTGATTTATGTTGCTAATTGGCCAAAACCAAGAATCAACGCATGGAATTCTTTGTTGAAGGCAAGAGCGATAGAGAATCTTTCTTACGTGATTGGAGTAAACCGTATTGGTTTAGATGCTAATGGTATGGAATATATTGGAAGTTCTCAAGTCAACGACTATTTAGGAGATGAAATAATCAATTGCAAAGATGAACAGGGAATTTTTATAGTTGAAATTAATAAAGAGGAAATGCAAGAAACAAGAAATAAATTAAATTTCTTGAATGATAAAGATGTTTTTAAAATAGAATTGTAA
- a CDS encoding aminotransferase class III-fold pyridoxal phosphate-dependent enzyme: MTTTIQSYLSEEINSIIQLGGYDNLNYLIKTNTSKYILKTYPYNEDTYDLLTEENRVLTHLQNFKDTETPHPIKFNNNETLLNININNEERICRLLSYIEGQFLGETKINSEELLSSLGKTIATLNNNLKKFKSYFYKSRKWEWNIENLYLNKKYLDDIDKVENKRVATYFIDQFDANVIPKAEELRKSIIHNDINEWNVLIKDNNISGIIDFGDVTYSFTINELAIAIIYATYNNETYLTNALSIIKSYHEAKPLTNIEIDSLYYIIAARLVISVCNSAHVRKTNPENDHAFISEEKAWKMLHYLVATNPIYFSNTIKETLGFKIKTLPNIEQVKEKRHQHLAKILSVSYKKPIYVEKATFQYMYDAYGNTFLDAYNNIPHVGHSHPKVVKAGQEQMAKLNTNTRYLYEILNIYAEKLLSKFPPSLSKVFFVTSGSEANDLAIRMAKKHTGHSNVMVVEHGYHGHTQADIDISDYKFNNPKGQGQKKHVVKTIIPDTYRGRFTKNDGTAGKQYAEIAINDIKTSPNKIAAFIAEPIVGCGGQIPLAKGYLKPVYEAIRAQDGICISDEVQTGFGRLGDHFWGYEAENVIPDMVVIGKPIGNGHPMAAVICTDEIADSFNTGVEFFTSFGGNPVSCAIGLAVLEVIEEENLQENARIIGNYYKEEFALLQKKFPCIGDIRGSGLFLGFDIIKDNTTEADTELAHHIKNELRERNILISTDGPADNVLKTKPPLIFTKKDVDIVIQNTKIILENHYNEK; the protein is encoded by the coding sequence ATGACAACAACAATTCAGAGTTATCTCTCGGAGGAGATCAATTCCATAATACAACTTGGAGGTTATGACAACCTCAATTATCTCATTAAAACTAATACTTCAAAATATATTTTAAAAACATATCCATACAATGAAGATACGTATGATTTATTGACTGAAGAAAACAGAGTTTTAACTCATTTACAAAACTTTAAAGACACAGAAACTCCACACCCAATCAAGTTTAACAACAATGAAACCTTATTAAATATCAATATTAATAATGAAGAAAGAATTTGTAGACTTTTGTCATATATAGAAGGACAATTTTTAGGAGAAACAAAAATAAACTCAGAAGAACTATTATCTTCATTAGGAAAAACTATTGCGACATTAAATAATAACTTAAAAAAATTTAAAAGTTATTTTTACAAAAGTCGAAAATGGGAATGGAACATTGAAAATCTATATTTGAATAAAAAATATTTAGACGATATTGACAAAGTCGAAAACAAAAGAGTTGCTACTTATTTTATAGATCAATTTGATGCTAATGTAATTCCAAAAGCTGAAGAACTAAGAAAAAGTATTATTCACAATGACATTAACGAATGGAACGTCTTAATTAAAGACAATAATATCTCTGGAATAATAGATTTTGGAGATGTAACTTATTCTTTCACAATAAACGAATTGGCAATTGCAATTATTTACGCAACGTATAATAATGAAACCTATCTTACCAATGCGTTGTCAATAATTAAATCATACCATGAAGCAAAACCGTTAACCAATATAGAGATTGATTCTTTATATTATATAATTGCTGCACGATTAGTGATTAGCGTTTGTAATTCTGCGCACGTTCGAAAAACGAATCCAGAAAACGACCACGCATTCATTAGTGAAGAAAAAGCTTGGAAAATGCTACATTATTTAGTTGCAACAAACCCAATTTATTTCTCAAATACAATTAAAGAAACTCTTGGATTCAAAATAAAAACACTTCCAAATATCGAGCAAGTAAAAGAAAAAAGACACCAACACCTCGCTAAGATATTATCTGTCAGTTACAAAAAACCTATTTATGTTGAAAAAGCTACATTTCAATATATGTATGACGCTTATGGAAACACGTTTCTAGATGCCTACAACAACATTCCACATGTTGGACATTCGCATCCTAAAGTCGTAAAAGCGGGACAAGAACAGATGGCTAAATTAAACACCAATACTCGATATTTATATGAAATTCTAAATATTTATGCTGAAAAATTGCTGTCAAAATTCCCACCTTCTCTTAGCAAAGTATTTTTTGTTACTTCTGGAAGTGAAGCAAATGATTTAGCAATTCGAATGGCAAAAAAACATACTGGACATTCGAATGTTATGGTTGTAGAACACGGATACCATGGACACACCCAAGCTGACATAGATATTAGCGACTATAAGTTCAATAATCCAAAAGGACAAGGTCAAAAAAAGCATGTAGTTAAAACTATAATTCCTGATACCTATAGAGGTCGGTTTACAAAAAACGATGGTACGGCTGGAAAACAATATGCAGAAATTGCTATAAATGACATAAAAACCAGTCCTAATAAAATCGCTGCCTTCATTGCTGAACCAATAGTGGGTTGTGGTGGACAAATACCGCTAGCTAAAGGCTATTTAAAACCCGTTTACGAAGCAATAAGAGCACAGGATGGAATTTGTATTAGTGACGAAGTACAAACTGGATTTGGAAGACTTGGAGATCATTTTTGGGGCTATGAGGCGGAAAATGTTATTCCAGACATGGTTGTTATTGGAAAACCAATAGGAAACGGACATCCAATGGCTGCAGTAATATGTACAGATGAAATTGCAGATTCGTTTAATACTGGAGTTGAGTTTTTTACTTCTTTTGGTGGAAACCCTGTTTCTTGTGCAATAGGACTAGCTGTTTTAGAAGTAATCGAAGAAGAGAATCTACAAGAGAACGCAAGAATTATTGGTAACTATTACAAAGAAGAATTCGCCCTACTACAAAAGAAATTTCCTTGTATTGGAGACATTAGAGGTTCTGGGTTATTTTTAGGTTTTGACATCATTAAAGACAATACAACAGAAGCTGACACTGAATTAGCACATCACATTAAAAACGAATTAAGAGAAAGAAATATTTTAATAAGTACTGATGGACCCGCTGATAATGTTTTAAAAACAAAACCACCATTAATCTTTACAAAAAAAGATGTTGATATTGTAATTCAAAATACTAAAATCATATTAGAAAATCATTACAACGAAAAATAG
- a CDS encoding succinate dehydrogenase/fumarate reductase iron-sulfur subunit produces MSSAKNINITLKIWRQKNANAKGGIETYKLDNVSTASSFLEMLDQLNEQLVNERKEPVAFDHDCREGICGMCSLYINGRSHGPETGTTTCQLHMRKFKDGDTIYIEPWRSKAFPVIKDLVVDRTSFDRIQQAGGFVSVNTSGNTIDANSIPVPKDDADKAFMAAACIGCGACVASCKNGSAMLFVGAKVSQYALLPQGKVEATQRVLNMVRQMDEEGFGNCTNTGACEIECPKGISLENIARMNREYLKASII; encoded by the coding sequence ATGTCTTCAGCTAAAAATATAAATATTACCTTAAAAATTTGGCGTCAAAAAAATGCTAATGCAAAAGGAGGTATAGAAACTTATAAATTAGATAATGTTTCTACAGCTAGTTCGTTTTTGGAAATGTTAGATCAATTAAACGAGCAGTTAGTTAACGAAAGAAAAGAGCCTGTTGCTTTTGATCATGACTGTCGTGAAGGTATTTGTGGAATGTGCTCATTATATATTAATGGTAGATCACACGGTCCAGAAACTGGAACTACAACTTGTCAATTACACATGCGTAAATTTAAAGATGGGGATACTATCTATATCGAACCATGGAGAAGTAAAGCTTTTCCTGTAATTAAAGATTTAGTTGTAGACCGTACTTCTTTTGATAGAATTCAACAAGCTGGTGGTTTCGTTTCTGTAAATACTTCAGGAAATACAATTGATGCAAATTCTATTCCTGTTCCTAAAGATGATGCTGATAAAGCTTTTATGGCTGCAGCTTGTATTGGATGTGGAGCATGTGTTGCATCATGTAAAAATGGATCTGCAATGTTATTTGTTGGAGCCAAAGTTTCTCAGTATGCTTTGTTACCTCAAGGTAAAGTGGAAGCAACGCAACGTGTTCTTAATATGGTTCGTCAAATGGATGAAGAAGGATTCGGTAACTGTACAAATACAGGAGCTTGTGAAATCGAATGTCCAAAAGGAATTTCATTAGAAAATATTGCTCGTATGAATAGAGAATATTTAAAAGCTAGTATTATCTAG